From Strigops habroptila isolate Jane chromosome 1, bStrHab1.2.pri, whole genome shotgun sequence, a single genomic window includes:
- the LOC115607483 gene encoding serine/threonine-protein kinase SBK2-like isoform X1 produces the protein MFLTQAVVSLQHSSMAESSAVAAAAAGTAAPTMLEELLEITAQSLVRAEVAEHYKVIRELGRGKYGHVMLVTHRQRGTPMALKLLPKASTKLHTFLYEYCVALSLATHPAIIGMFGIAIESSQYYGFLYEPALHKDLISIIKPRDGIPEPAAKQCAKQLVSALEFIHSRGLVYRDIKPENVLLFDPECRRIKLTDFGLTRPKGTKLKLVAGVIPYTAPELSNTADAQGVPIDTSLDAWAFGVLLFCLLTGYFPWEQSLPDDPFFEDFMQWQETGLEEDLPRHWKRLTAEAALMLRSLLALDPAKRGPVSGVLRYVNCPWRLENGNSEEAAVKP, from the exons ATGTTCCTGACTCAGGCTGTGGTGTCTCTGCAGCACTCATCGATGGCCGagagctctgctgtggctgcGGCAGCggcagggacagcagcaccAACCATGCTAGAGGAGCTCCTGGAGATCACAGCTCAGAGCCTGGTGCGCGCTGAGGTGGCTGAGCACTATAAGGTTATTCgggagctgggcaggggcaAGTACGGCCATGTGATGCTGGTGACCCACAGGCAGAGAG GGACTCCTATGGCCCTCAAGCTGCTACCCAAAGCCAGTACCAAGCTGCACACCTTCCTGTATGAGTATTGCGTGGCACTCTCCCTCGCCACCCACCCTGCCATCATTGGCATGTTTGGAATTGCCATAGAATCCAGCCAGTACTATGGCTTCCTCTATGAACCAGCACTGCACAAAGATCTCATCTCTATCATCAAACCCCGG GACGGGATCCCTGAGCCAGCCGCTAAGCAGTGTGCCAAGCAGCTCGTGAGCGCGCTGGAGTTCATCCACAGCCGAGGGCTCGTGTACCGTGACATCAAGCCTGAGAACGTGCTGCTTTTTGATCCCGAGTGTCGGCGCATCAAGCTGACTGACTTCGGGCTTACACGGCCCAAGGGTACCAAGCTCAAGCTGGTGGCTGGGGTAATCCCCTATACCGCCCCGGAGCTGAGCAACACCGCTGATGCCCAGGGGGTGCCCATTGACACCAGCTTGGACGCCTGGGCCTTTGGcgtgctgcttttctgcctgctgACTGGCTACTtcccctgggagcagagcctgcCAGATGACCCATTCTTTGAGGACTTCATGCAGTGGCAGGAGACAGGCCTGGAAGAGGACCTGCCCCGCCACTGGAAACGCCTGACAGCCGAGGCTGCCTTGATGCTGCGGAGCCTGCTGGCCCTAGATCCTGCCAAACGTGGCCCTGTCAGCGGGGTGCTGCGCTATGTCAATTGCCCTTGGCGGCTGGAGAATGGGAACAGTGAGGAGGCTGCGGTGAAGCCCTAG
- the CCT5 gene encoding T-complex protein 1 subunit epsilon isoform X1, which produces MSAMGTLAFDEYGRPFLILKDQERKTRLMGLEALKSHIMAAKAVASTLRTSLGPNGLDKMMVDKDGEVTVTNDGATILNMMDVDHQIAKLMVELSKSQDDEIGDGTTGVVVLAGALLEQAEQLLDRGIHPIRIADGYEQAARIAIEHLDKISDSFTVDPQNIEPLIQTAKTTLGSKVVNRCHRQMAEIAVNAVLTVADMERKDVDFELIKVQGKVGGRLEDTQLVKGVIVDKDFSHPQMPKELKDAKIAILTCPFEPPKPKTKHKLDVTSVEDYKALQKYEKEKFEEMVKQIKDTGANLAICQWGFDDEANHLLLQNELPAVRWVGGAEIELIAIATGGRIVPRFCELTAEKLGFAGIVREISFGTTKDRMLVIEQCQNSRAVTIFIRGGNKMIIEEAKRSLHDALCVIRNLVRDNRIVYGGGAAEISCALAVSEAADKCPSLEQYAMRAFADALEVIPMALSENSGMNPIQTMTEVRARQVKENNPALGIDCLQKGTNGKNCSVDKEEHHGVFFFRNPLEGGFFVLWFWWGIFNLYVTSVMNSCPLS; this is translated from the exons ATGTCGGCCATGGGGACTTTGGCGTTTGATGAGTATGGGCGCCCCTTCCTCATCCTCAAGGACCAGGAGCGGAAGACGCGCCTTATGGGGCTCGAGGCTCTCAAG TCTCACATAATGGCAGCAAAGGCTGTAGCAAGTACTCTGAGAACATCCCTTGGGCCCAATg GCTTGGATAAAATGATGGTGGACAAAGATGGTGAGGTGACTGTGACAAATGATGGTGCTACCATCCTGAATATGATGGACGTGGACCACCAGATAGCCAAACTTATGGTGGAGCTGTCTAAGTCTCAAGATGATGAGATTGGGGATGGAACTACTGGAGTTGTTG TTCTGGCTGGAGCATTATTGGAACAGGCTGAGCAATTGCTGGATCGTGGTATTCACCCCATCAGGATAGCAGACGGTTACGAGCAGGCAGCCCGCATTGCCATTGAACATCTAGACAAAATCAGTGACAGCTTTACAGTTGATCCACAGAACATTGAACCTCTGATCCAGACAGCAAAGACAACCTTAGGCTCTAAAGT aGTTAACCGCTGTCACAGACAAATGGCAGAAATTGCTGTAAATGCTGTACTGACAGTAGCAGATATGGAACGTAAAGATGTTGATTTTGAGCTGATCAAAGTACAAGGCAAAGTGGGTGGTAGACTGGAAGATACACAGTTGGTTAAAGGAGTGATTGTGGATAAAGATTTCAGTCATCCCCAGATGCCTAAG GAGCTTAAAGATGCTAAAATTGCAATCCTTACTTGTCCATTCGAACCACCTAAGCCTAAAACTAAGCATAAGCTTGATGTCACATCTGTGGAAGATTACAAGGCActgcagaaatatgaaaaggagAAGTTTGAAGAGATGGTGAAACAG ATAAAAGACACTGGTGCAAACCTCGCTATTTGCCAGTGGGGTTTTGATGATGAGGCAAATCACTTGCTGCTCCAGAATGAGCTGCCTGCTGTTCGTTGGGTTGGTGGAGCTGAAATAGAA TTAATTGCCATTGCAACTGGAGGCCGCATCGTTCCTCGCTTCTGTGAACTCACAGCAGAGAAACTGGGTTTTGCGGGTATCGTCCGAGAGATCTCCTTTGGAACAACCAAAGACAGGATGCTTGTCATTGAACAGTGTCAGAATTCCAGAGCTGTGACCATTTTCATtagaggaggaaataaaatg ATCATTGAAGAAGCAAAACGATCTCTCCATGATGCACTGTGTGTCATTCGGAATCTTGTTCGTGATAATCGTATTGTATATGGTGGTGGTGCAGCTGAAATTTCTTGCGCCTTGGCAGTCAGTGAAGCAGCAGATAAG TGCCCATCTCTGGAGCAGTATGCGATGAGAGCTTTTGCAGATGCCCTGGAGGTAATTCCCATGGCACTCTCGGAGAACAGTGGTATGAATCCAATACAAACTATGACCGAAGTGCGGGCTAggcaagtgaaagaaaataatcctgcCCTTGGCATTGATTGCTTGCAGAAAGGAACAAATGGTAAGAACTGCAGTGTGGACAAGGAGGAGCACcatggggttttctttttcagaaatccTCTCGAGGGGGGAttttttgtgttgtggttttggtggggtATTTTTAACCTGTATGTCACTTCAGTTATGAACTCTTGCCCCTTGTCATAA
- the CCT5 gene encoding T-complex protein 1 subunit epsilon isoform X2, with product MSAMGTLAFDEYGRPFLILKDQERKTRLMGLEALKSHIMAAKAVASTLRTSLGPNGLDKMMVDKDGEVTVTNDGATILNMMDVDHQIAKLMVELSKSQDDEIGDGTTGVVVLAGALLEQAEQLLDRGIHPIRIADGYEQAARIAIEHLDKISDSFTVDPQNIEPLIQTAKTTLGSKVVNRCHRQMAEIAVNAVLTVADMERKDVDFELIKVQGKVGGRLEDTQLVKGVIVDKDFSHPQMPKELKDAKIAILTCPFEPPKPKTKHKLDVTSVEDYKALQKYEKEKFEEMVKQIKDTGANLAICQWGFDDEANHLLLQNELPAVRWVGGAEIELIAIATGGRIVPRFCELTAEKLGFAGIVREISFGTTKDRMLVIEQCQNSRAVTIFIRGGNKMIIEEAKRSLHDALCVIRNLVRDNRIVYGGGAAEISCALAVSEAADKCPSLEQYAMRAFADALEVIPMALSENSGMNPIQTMTEVRARQVKENNPALGIDCLQKGTNDMKQQHVIETLIGKKQQISLATQVVRMILKIDDIRRPGESEE from the exons ATGTCGGCCATGGGGACTTTGGCGTTTGATGAGTATGGGCGCCCCTTCCTCATCCTCAAGGACCAGGAGCGGAAGACGCGCCTTATGGGGCTCGAGGCTCTCAAG TCTCACATAATGGCAGCAAAGGCTGTAGCAAGTACTCTGAGAACATCCCTTGGGCCCAATg GCTTGGATAAAATGATGGTGGACAAAGATGGTGAGGTGACTGTGACAAATGATGGTGCTACCATCCTGAATATGATGGACGTGGACCACCAGATAGCCAAACTTATGGTGGAGCTGTCTAAGTCTCAAGATGATGAGATTGGGGATGGAACTACTGGAGTTGTTG TTCTGGCTGGAGCATTATTGGAACAGGCTGAGCAATTGCTGGATCGTGGTATTCACCCCATCAGGATAGCAGACGGTTACGAGCAGGCAGCCCGCATTGCCATTGAACATCTAGACAAAATCAGTGACAGCTTTACAGTTGATCCACAGAACATTGAACCTCTGATCCAGACAGCAAAGACAACCTTAGGCTCTAAAGT aGTTAACCGCTGTCACAGACAAATGGCAGAAATTGCTGTAAATGCTGTACTGACAGTAGCAGATATGGAACGTAAAGATGTTGATTTTGAGCTGATCAAAGTACAAGGCAAAGTGGGTGGTAGACTGGAAGATACACAGTTGGTTAAAGGAGTGATTGTGGATAAAGATTTCAGTCATCCCCAGATGCCTAAG GAGCTTAAAGATGCTAAAATTGCAATCCTTACTTGTCCATTCGAACCACCTAAGCCTAAAACTAAGCATAAGCTTGATGTCACATCTGTGGAAGATTACAAGGCActgcagaaatatgaaaaggagAAGTTTGAAGAGATGGTGAAACAG ATAAAAGACACTGGTGCAAACCTCGCTATTTGCCAGTGGGGTTTTGATGATGAGGCAAATCACTTGCTGCTCCAGAATGAGCTGCCTGCTGTTCGTTGGGTTGGTGGAGCTGAAATAGAA TTAATTGCCATTGCAACTGGAGGCCGCATCGTTCCTCGCTTCTGTGAACTCACAGCAGAGAAACTGGGTTTTGCGGGTATCGTCCGAGAGATCTCCTTTGGAACAACCAAAGACAGGATGCTTGTCATTGAACAGTGTCAGAATTCCAGAGCTGTGACCATTTTCATtagaggaggaaataaaatg ATCATTGAAGAAGCAAAACGATCTCTCCATGATGCACTGTGTGTCATTCGGAATCTTGTTCGTGATAATCGTATTGTATATGGTGGTGGTGCAGCTGAAATTTCTTGCGCCTTGGCAGTCAGTGAAGCAGCAGATAAG TGCCCATCTCTGGAGCAGTATGCGATGAGAGCTTTTGCAGATGCCCTGGAGGTAATTCCCATGGCACTCTCGGAGAACAGTGGTATGAATCCAATACAAACTATGACCGAAGTGCGGGCTAggcaagtgaaagaaaataatcctgcCCTTGGCATTGATTGCTTGCAGAAAGGAACAAATG atatgaagcagcagcatgttaTAGAAACCTTGATTGGCAAGAAACAGCAGATTTCTCTGGCAACTCAGGTCGTTAGAATGATTCTGAAGATTGATGATATCCGTAGGCCTGGAGAGTCTGAAGAGTAA
- the LOC115607483 gene encoding serine/threonine-protein kinase SBK2-like isoform X2: MHSSMAESSAVAAAAAGTAAPTMLEELLEITAQSLVRAEVAEHYKVIRELGRGKYGHVMLVTHRQRGTPMALKLLPKASTKLHTFLYEYCVALSLATHPAIIGMFGIAIESSQYYGFLYEPALHKDLISIIKPRDGIPEPAAKQCAKQLVSALEFIHSRGLVYRDIKPENVLLFDPECRRIKLTDFGLTRPKGTKLKLVAGVIPYTAPELSNTADAQGVPIDTSLDAWAFGVLLFCLLTGYFPWEQSLPDDPFFEDFMQWQETGLEEDLPRHWKRLTAEAALMLRSLLALDPAKRGPVSGVLRYVNCPWRLENGNSEEAAVKP; encoded by the exons ATG CACTCATCGATGGCCGagagctctgctgtggctgcGGCAGCggcagggacagcagcaccAACCATGCTAGAGGAGCTCCTGGAGATCACAGCTCAGAGCCTGGTGCGCGCTGAGGTGGCTGAGCACTATAAGGTTATTCgggagctgggcaggggcaAGTACGGCCATGTGATGCTGGTGACCCACAGGCAGAGAG GGACTCCTATGGCCCTCAAGCTGCTACCCAAAGCCAGTACCAAGCTGCACACCTTCCTGTATGAGTATTGCGTGGCACTCTCCCTCGCCACCCACCCTGCCATCATTGGCATGTTTGGAATTGCCATAGAATCCAGCCAGTACTATGGCTTCCTCTATGAACCAGCACTGCACAAAGATCTCATCTCTATCATCAAACCCCGG GACGGGATCCCTGAGCCAGCCGCTAAGCAGTGTGCCAAGCAGCTCGTGAGCGCGCTGGAGTTCATCCACAGCCGAGGGCTCGTGTACCGTGACATCAAGCCTGAGAACGTGCTGCTTTTTGATCCCGAGTGTCGGCGCATCAAGCTGACTGACTTCGGGCTTACACGGCCCAAGGGTACCAAGCTCAAGCTGGTGGCTGGGGTAATCCCCTATACCGCCCCGGAGCTGAGCAACACCGCTGATGCCCAGGGGGTGCCCATTGACACCAGCTTGGACGCCTGGGCCTTTGGcgtgctgcttttctgcctgctgACTGGCTACTtcccctgggagcagagcctgcCAGATGACCCATTCTTTGAGGACTTCATGCAGTGGCAGGAGACAGGCCTGGAAGAGGACCTGCCCCGCCACTGGAAACGCCTGACAGCCGAGGCTGCCTTGATGCTGCGGAGCCTGCTGGCCCTAGATCCTGCCAAACGTGGCCCTGTCAGCGGGGTGCTGCGCTATGTCAATTGCCCTTGGCGGCTGGAGAATGGGAACAGTGAGGAGGCTGCGGTGAAGCCCTAG
- the LOC115607483 gene encoding serine/threonine-protein kinase SBK2-like isoform X3, with translation MAESSAVAAAAAGTAAPTMLEELLEITAQSLVRAEVAEHYKVIRELGRGKYGHVMLVTHRQRGTPMALKLLPKASTKLHTFLYEYCVALSLATHPAIIGMFGIAIESSQYYGFLYEPALHKDLISIIKPRDGIPEPAAKQCAKQLVSALEFIHSRGLVYRDIKPENVLLFDPECRRIKLTDFGLTRPKGTKLKLVAGVIPYTAPELSNTADAQGVPIDTSLDAWAFGVLLFCLLTGYFPWEQSLPDDPFFEDFMQWQETGLEEDLPRHWKRLTAEAALMLRSLLALDPAKRGPVSGVLRYVNCPWRLENGNSEEAAVKP, from the exons ATGGCCGagagctctgctgtggctgcGGCAGCggcagggacagcagcaccAACCATGCTAGAGGAGCTCCTGGAGATCACAGCTCAGAGCCTGGTGCGCGCTGAGGTGGCTGAGCACTATAAGGTTATTCgggagctgggcaggggcaAGTACGGCCATGTGATGCTGGTGACCCACAGGCAGAGAG GGACTCCTATGGCCCTCAAGCTGCTACCCAAAGCCAGTACCAAGCTGCACACCTTCCTGTATGAGTATTGCGTGGCACTCTCCCTCGCCACCCACCCTGCCATCATTGGCATGTTTGGAATTGCCATAGAATCCAGCCAGTACTATGGCTTCCTCTATGAACCAGCACTGCACAAAGATCTCATCTCTATCATCAAACCCCGG GACGGGATCCCTGAGCCAGCCGCTAAGCAGTGTGCCAAGCAGCTCGTGAGCGCGCTGGAGTTCATCCACAGCCGAGGGCTCGTGTACCGTGACATCAAGCCTGAGAACGTGCTGCTTTTTGATCCCGAGTGTCGGCGCATCAAGCTGACTGACTTCGGGCTTACACGGCCCAAGGGTACCAAGCTCAAGCTGGTGGCTGGGGTAATCCCCTATACCGCCCCGGAGCTGAGCAACACCGCTGATGCCCAGGGGGTGCCCATTGACACCAGCTTGGACGCCTGGGCCTTTGGcgtgctgcttttctgcctgctgACTGGCTACTtcccctgggagcagagcctgcCAGATGACCCATTCTTTGAGGACTTCATGCAGTGGCAGGAGACAGGCCTGGAAGAGGACCTGCCCCGCCACTGGAAACGCCTGACAGCCGAGGCTGCCTTGATGCTGCGGAGCCTGCTGGCCCTAGATCCTGCCAAACGTGGCCCTGTCAGCGGGGTGCTGCGCTATGTCAATTGCCCTTGGCGGCTGGAGAATGGGAACAGTGAGGAGGCTGCGGTGAAGCCCTAG